A genomic region of Miscanthus floridulus cultivar M001 chromosome 3, ASM1932011v1, whole genome shotgun sequence contains the following coding sequences:
- the LOC136544798 gene encoding mavicyanin-like, translating to MAYRQVQLLAMVAAVACLAPLASATEFMVGDGLGWRARFNETHWADNKTFVVGDSLMFMYNKENHTVAQVGKDDFVACNLQGNQLKFWDSGNDVVTLDKPGKMWFICTKPGHCLNGMKLVIDVQAPASGPAAEPPSSAPISYTVGGAVAAAGAVLAAVLAF from the exons ATGGCTTACCGGCAAGTGCAGCTCCtagccatggtcgccgccgtcgcgTGCCTCGCGCCGCTGGCCTCCGCCACGGAGTTTATGGTCGGGGACGGCCTCGGCTGGAGGGCCAGGTTCAACGAGACCCACTGGGCCGACAACAAGACGTTCGTGGTCGGCGACAGCCTGA TGTTCATGTACAACAAGGAGAACCACACGGTGGCGCAGGTGGGCAAGGACGACTTCGTGGCGTGCAACCTGCAGGGCAACCAGCTCAAGTTCTGGGACTCCGGCAACGACGTCGTGACGCTGGACAAGCCCGGCAAGATGTGGTTCATCTGCACCAAGCCTGGCCACTGCCTCAACGGCATGAAGCTCGTCATCGACGTCCAGGCACCCGCCTCGGGCCCGGCGGCGGAGCCACCGTCGTCGGCGCCCATCAGCTACACGGTCGGCGGCGCGGTGGCCGCCGCTGGTGCCGTGCTCGCGGCCGTGCTCGCGTTCTAG